One genomic segment of Opisthocomus hoazin isolate bOpiHoa1 chromosome 23, bOpiHoa1.hap1, whole genome shotgun sequence includes these proteins:
- the LOC104338666 gene encoding protocadherin alpha-2-like, producing the protein MCAWWGAVLRVLVLQASWALGGGQVRYSVPEEAKVGTVVGRLWQDLGLEAGDAEARRLRLVAQGRRASVEVSGASGALVVSSRLDREELCGKSAPCAVRLEVLVERPLRVFHVELEVTDINDNVPLFPAARRNLSLSENSPPGSRFPLEGASDADIGANAQLSYTLSPSEHFALEVKSKDDNKMSLILVLTKALDRETLAVHRLLLTASDGGRPPLTGTLELLISVLDANDNAPQFNQSVYKVQLPESAAAGTVFLKLSATDNDEGSNREIYYSFSDTISTGIQDLFIIDRNSGEIRTAGELDFEDVQSYDLEIAAKDRGTPPLSGHCSVEMEVLDVNDNAPEVWVTSLSVPVPEDAAVGTVVALLSVSDRDSGANGRVQCAVWPSSPFGLVARFAGSYSLVLREALDRERVSEYAVEVRAEDGGAPPLRASRGLRVPVSDVNDNAPAFAQAVYTVLARENNAAGAELARLWARDPDEAGNGRVSYSLGEGGVGVASVGGGWRSASSYVSVDAESGRLWALQPLDYEEVQVLQFEVRAVDAGEPPLCGNATVQLFVVDENDNEPLLLSGVGGGPVVGSSGTDSSGSGALWAWAAWGAPAGQVVAKIRAVDADSGYNAWLRYELLEPRGKGAFRVGLYSGEVSTARALEEADGPRQRLVIVVRDHGEPARSATATLSVSLVEGAEAALAAAGSSASSSSSSVAGSGSGLRPAAGAEGGSAASATNVWLVVAICAVSSLFVLAVVLYGASRWAPRAAVLSGPGPATLVCASEVGSWSYSQRQSRSLCVADGAGKSDLMVFSPNLPPPPGAAAKETQPEAPAVLDTQKVFKERSVTQEHEINAIAISICPDISCSRKSIAPSSATFPCEIAEALPDMESQQQRVWQRPYRNNMFLPKVHSQGLELEAFVILRVSRFCCCLPDVGNILEKSGSYLLRQSRTLRVADGAGKSDLMVFSPKVPPPPGAVVKETQLEPPALLDKVLWESSAAMCCACVVVDLSSSFHSC; encoded by the exons atGTGCGCGTGGTGGGGAGCCGTGTTGcgggtgctggtgctgcaggcgTCCTGGGCGCTGGGCGGCGGGCAGGTGCGGTACTCGGTGCCGGAGGAAGCGAAGGTCGGGACGGTGGTGGGCCGTCTGTGGCAGGACCTGGGCCTGGAGGCGGGCGATGCGGAGGCGCGGCGTCTGCGGCTGGTGGCGCAGGGCCGTCGGGCGAGCGTGGAGGtgagcggggcgagcggggcgctGGTGGTGAGCTCGCGGCTGGACCGGGAGGAGCTGTGCGGGAAGAGCGCGCCGTGCGCCGTGcgcctggaggtgctggtggagcgGCCGCTGCGCGTCTTCCACGTGGAGCTGGAGGTCACGGACATCAACGACAACGTCCCTCTCTTCCCCGCCGCCCGGAGAAACCTCAGTCTATCGGAGAACTCGCCTCCCGGGTCTCGTTTCCCGCTGGAGGGCGCGTCGGATGCAGATATCGGAGCCAACGCGCAGCTCTCGTACACCCTCAGCCCTAGCGAGCATTTCGCTTTGGAAGTGAAATCCAAAGACGACAATAAAATGTCACTGATCCTCGTATTAACGAAAGCACTGGACCGCGAGACGCTGGCTGTGCACCGGTTGTTGCTGACGGCGAGCGACGGTGGTCGGCCGCCGCTGACCGGCACGCTGGAGCTGTTGATCTCGGTGCTGGACGCCAACGACAACGCGCCCCAGTTTAACCAGTCGGTGTATAAAGTGCAGCTGCCGGAGAGTGCAGCCGCCGGAACGGTCTTTCTCAAGTTAAGTGCGACAGACAATGATGAGGGAAGTAATCGGGAGATATATTATTCGTTCAGCGACACGATTTCTACCGGTATTCAGGACCTTTTCATTATCGACAGAAACTCCGGGGAAATACGGACTGCGGGTGAACTGGATTTCGAGGATGTTCAGTCGTATGACCTAGAGATCGCAGCGAAAGACAGAGGGACGCCCCCGCTGTCGGGGCACTGCAGCGTGGAGATGGAGGTGCTGGACGTGAATGACAACGCGCCGGAGGTGTGGGTGACGTCGCTGTCGGTGCCGGTGCCGGAGGACGCGGCGGTGGGGACGGTGGTGGCGCTGCTGAGCGTGTCGGACCGGGACTCGGGGGCGAACGGGCGGGTGCAGTGCGCGGTGTGGCCGTCGTCGCCGTTCGGGCTGGTGGCGAGGTTCGCGGGCTCGTACTCGCTGGTGCTGCGGGAGGCGCTGGACCGGGAGCGCGTGTCGGAGTACGCGGTGGAGGTGCGTGCGGAGGACGGCGGGGCGCCGCCGCTGCGCGCCAGCCGCGGGTTGCGTGTGCCGGTGTcggacgtgaacgacaacgcgccggcgTTCGCGCAGGCCGTGTACACGGTGCTGGCGCGGGAGAACaacgcggcgggcgcggagctggCGCGTCTGTGGGCGCGGGACCCGGACGAGGCGGGCAACGGGCGCGTGAGCTACTCGTTGGGGGAGGGCGGCGTCGGGGTGGCGTCTGTGGGCGGGGGGTGGCGGTCGGCGTCGAGCTACGTGTCGGTGGACGCGGAGAGCGGTCGGCTGTGGGCGCTGCAGCCGCTGGACTACGAGGAGGTGCAGGTGCTGCAGTTCGAGGTGCGGGCAGTGGACGCGGGGGAGCCGCCGCTATGCGGCAACGCCACGGTGCAGCTGTTCGTGGTGGACGAGAACGACAACGAGCCGTTGCTGCTGTCGGGCGTGGGCGGCGGGCCGGTCGTGGGGTCTTCGGGTACGGATTCGTCGGGTTCGGGGGCACTGTGGGCGTGGGCGGCGTGGGGTGCGCCGGCGGGGCAGGTGGTGGCGAAGATCCGCGCGGTGGACGCGGACTCGGGCTACAACGCGTGGCTGCGCTACGAGCTGTTGGAGCCGCGGGGGAAGGGCGCGTTCCGCGTGGGGCTGTACAGCGGCGAGGTGAGCACGGCGCGGGCGCTGGAGGAGGCGGACGGCCCTCGGCAGAGGCTGGTGATCGTGGTGCGGGACCACGGGGAGCCGGCGCGCTCGGCCACGGCGACGCTGAGCGTGTCGCTGGTGGAGGGCGCCGAGGCGGCGCTGGCGGCCGCGGGCTCGTCCgcgtcgtcgtcgtcgtcgtcggTGGCGGGATCGGGGTCGGGGCTGCgtccggcggcgggcgcggagggcgGCTCGGCGGCATCGGCGACGAACGTGTGGCTGGTGGTGGCCATCTGCGCGGTGTCGAGCCTGTTCGTGCTGGCGGTGGTGCTGTACGGGGCGTCGCGGTGGGCGCCGCGGGCGGCCGTGCTGTCGGGTCCCGGTCCGGCGACGCTGGTGTGCGCCAGCGAAGTGGGGAGCTGGTCGTACTCGCAGCGCCAGAGCCGGAGCCTGTGCGTGGCGGACGGCGCGGGCAAGAGCGACCTGATGGTGTTCAGCCCCaacctcccgccgccgcccggcgccgcggcgAAGGAgacgcagccggaggcgcccgctgTCCTGGACACG CAGAAAGTGTTCAAGGAGAGGAGTGTGACCCAAG agCATGAAATCAATGCCATTGCCATTTCGATCTGTCCTGACAtcagctgcagcagaaagagTATTGCTCCCAGTTCTGCTACATTTCCGTGTGAGATAGCTGAAGCATTGCCAGACATGGAGAGTCAGCagcagagagtctggcagagACCAT ATAGGAACAATATGTTCCTTCCCAAGGTGCACTCCCAGGGTCTGGAGTTGGAGGCCTTTGTGATCTTGAG GGTCAGtaggttctgctgctgcctgcctgatgTGGGGAATATTTTGGAAAAGAGCGGGTCCTACTTGCTGCGCCAGAGCCGGACTCTGCGCGTGGCAGATGGTGCGGGCAAGAGCGACCTGATGGTGTTCAGCCCCAAAGTCCCGCCACCACCCGGTGCTGTGGTGAAGGAGACGCAGCTGGAGCCACCTGCTCTCCTGGACAAG GTATTGTGGGAGAGCAGTGCTGCAATGTGCTGTGCTTGTGTAGTGGTGGACCTCTCTAGCAGCTTCCACAGCTGTTGA